Proteins found in one Buchnera aphidicola (Hyadaphis tataricae) genomic segment:
- the nadE gene encoding ammonia-dependent NAD(+) synthetase produces MNLQKKIIKLLKVKPIIIAETEIHRRVEFLKQYLLQYYHLKSLIIAVSGGQDSTLTGKLCQQTIEEIRYQKKDIKYQCIALRLPYGVQKDEQDCQDAINFIKPDQIFNINIKSAVLSSQRSLKKSGIIISDYIRGNQKSRERMKIQYSIAAVKKGLVVGTWHASEAITGFFTKYGDNGTDINPIATLNKRQGRLLLEHLMCPKHLYLKEPTADLEDKHPQKADESVLGVTYQEIDDYLEGKNIHIDRKKIIEKLYLNTIHKRDIPNI; encoded by the coding sequence ATGAACCTGCAAAAAAAAATTATCAAGTTACTAAAAGTTAAACCAATCATTATAGCAGAAACAGAAATACATCGTCGTGTTGAATTTTTAAAACAGTATTTATTACAGTATTATCATTTAAAATCTTTAATTATTGCTGTAAGTGGCGGACAAGATTCAACATTAACTGGAAAATTATGTCAACAAACTATCGAAGAAATACGATATCAAAAAAAAGATATAAAATATCAATGTATTGCATTGCGATTGCCATATGGCGTTCAAAAAGATGAACAAGATTGTCAAGATGCTATTAACTTTATCAAACCAGATCAAATATTTAACATCAACATTAAAAGCGCAGTATTAAGTAGTCAAAGATCTTTAAAAAAATCTGGTATTATTATTTCAGACTATATTAGAGGCAATCAAAAATCTAGAGAAAGAATGAAAATACAGTATAGCATTGCTGCAGTTAAAAAAGGTTTAGTAGTTGGTACATGGCATGCATCAGAAGCTATTACTGGTTTTTTTACAAAATATGGTGATAATGGCACCGATATAAATCCTATTGCAACACTAAACAAAAGACAAGGAAGATTATTACTCGAACATCTTATGTGCCCCAAACATCTTTATTTAAAAGAACCAACAGCAGATCTTGAGGATAAACATCCACAAAAAGCAGATGAATCTGTTTTAGGCGTGACATATCAAGAAATTGATGATTATTTAGAAGGAAAAAACATACATATTGATAGAAAAAAAATTATTGAAAAATTGTACTTGAATACAATACATAAAAGAGATATACCCAATATTTAA
- the nrdA gene encoding class 1a ribonucleoside-diphosphate reductase subunit alpha: MDNSIFVIKRNGKKEPINLEKIHKVLNWAAEGLSDVSVSQVELRSRIQFYNNITTINIHETIIKAAADLISKETPDYQYMAARLAIFHLRKKAYGKFEPPSLYEHVKKIVFLGKYDHNLLKNYSYEEFSQMNTFIDHWRDMNFSYAAVKQLEGKYLIQNRITGKIYESAQFLYILISACLFAKYPKNTRMNYIYRFYNAISTFKISLPTPIMSGVRTPTRQFSSCVLIECDDNLDSINATSSAIVKYVSQRAGIGINAGKIRAIGSPIRNGEAFHTGCIPFYKYFQSAVKSCSQGGVRGGAATIFYPIWHLEIENLLVLKNNRGVEDNRVRHVDYAVQINQLMYERLLSGKSITLFSPSDVPKLYETFFSNQKAFKKIYIQYEHDKNIRKKSIKALDLFSLMMQERTSTGRIYIQHVDHCNAHSPFNSTIAPIKQSNLCLEITLPTKPLLNLHDTNGEIALCTLCAFNLGKINDLNDFQELSILAVRALDEILEYQNYPIVSAKHSSISRRSLGIGVINFAYFLAKNKVRYSDGSANNLTHRTFEAMQYYLIQASCQLAKEKGACSSFHETNYYLGKLPIDTYKKYIDEICQEPLHLDWNALRHKIKKYGLRNSTLSALMPSETSSQISNATNGIEPPRGFVSIKVSKDGILRQVVPNYKKLKSQYELLWDIPNNVGYLQLAGIMQKFIDQAISTNTHYDPKRFSNNKIPMKQLLYDLLLSYKLGLKTLYYQNVRDGTKDDQNIVVDIAENICDSGSCVI, encoded by the coding sequence ATGGACAATAGCATTTTTGTTATTAAACGTAATGGGAAAAAAGAACCAATCAATTTAGAGAAAATACATAAAGTATTGAATTGGGCTGCTGAAGGATTAAGTGACGTATCTGTTTCTCAAGTGGAGTTACGTTCTAGAATTCAATTCTATAATAATATTACTACTATTAATATTCATGAAACAATTATTAAAGCTGCTGCTGATTTAATTTCAAAAGAAACACCAGACTATCAATATATGGCTGCAAGATTAGCTATTTTTCATCTAAGAAAAAAAGCTTATGGTAAATTTGAACCTCCAAGTTTATATGAACATGTAAAAAAAATCGTGTTTTTAGGAAAATATGATCATAATTTATTAAAAAATTATTCTTATGAAGAATTTTCACAAATGAATACTTTTATTGATCATTGGAGAGATATGAATTTTTCATATGCAGCAGTTAAACAACTTGAAGGAAAATATCTCATACAAAATCGAATTACTGGAAAAATCTATGAAAGTGCACAGTTTTTATATATTTTAATATCTGCATGTTTATTTGCTAAATATCCAAAAAACACTCGAATGAATTATATTTATAGATTTTATAATGCGATTTCAACATTTAAAATCTCATTACCAACTCCAATTATGTCAGGAGTAAGAACACCGACACGTCAATTTAGTTCTTGTGTTTTAATTGAATGTGACGATAATCTTGATTCTATTAATGCAACCAGCAGTGCTATTGTAAAATATGTTTCGCAACGTGCAGGCATTGGTATTAATGCTGGAAAAATTCGCGCTATTGGGAGTCCCATTCGAAATGGAGAAGCATTTCATACTGGATGCATTCCGTTTTATAAATATTTTCAAAGTGCAGTAAAATCCTGTTCTCAAGGTGGCGTAAGAGGTGGAGCTGCAACAATTTTTTATCCGATATGGCATTTAGAAATTGAAAACTTATTAGTGTTAAAAAACAATCGGGGAGTTGAAGATAATAGAGTACGTCATGTAGACTATGCAGTGCAAATTAATCAATTAATGTATGAACGATTGTTATCAGGAAAAAGTATTACATTGTTTAGTCCATCTGATGTGCCAAAATTATATGAAACATTTTTTTCTAATCAAAAAGCATTTAAAAAAATATATATACAATATGAACATGACAAAAACATCAGAAAAAAAAGTATTAAAGCATTAGATTTATTTTCGTTAATGATGCAAGAAAGAACTTCTACTGGACGTATTTATATACAACATGTAGATCATTGTAACGCACATAGTCCATTTAATTCAACAATAGCACCAATAAAACAATCTAATTTATGTTTAGAGATTACACTTCCAACTAAACCATTGCTTAATCTGCATGATACCAATGGAGAAATTGCACTCTGCACACTATGTGCTTTTAATCTAGGAAAGATTAATGACTTGAATGACTTTCAAGAATTGTCTATACTAGCTGTAAGAGCATTAGATGAAATATTAGAATATCAAAATTATCCTATAGTATCAGCAAAACACTCATCTATTTCAAGACGATCTTTAGGAATAGGAGTTATTAATTTCGCATACTTTTTAGCTAAAAACAAAGTACGTTATTCAGATGGCAGTGCAAATAACTTAACACATAGAACTTTTGAAGCAATGCAATATTATTTAATACAGGCATCTTGCCAACTAGCTAAAGAAAAAGGCGCTTGCTCTTCATTTCATGAAACCAACTATTATTTAGGAAAATTACCTATAGACACATACAAAAAATACATTGATGAAATATGCCAAGAACCGTTGCATTTAGATTGGAACGCATTACGCCATAAAATTAAAAAATACGGTTTAAGAAACTCCACATTATCAGCTCTAATGCCTTCAGAAACATCTTCACAAATATCTAATGCAACTAATGGTATTGAACCACCAAGAGGATTCGTTAGTATCAAAGTATCAAAAGATGGAATATTACGTCAAGTGGTGCCAAATTATAAAAAATTAAAATCTCAATATGAACTACTTTGGGATATACCAAATAATGTAGGATATTTGCAATTAGCTGGAATTATGCAAAAATTTATTGATCAAGCGATTTCAACAAATACTCATTATGATCCTAAGAGATTCTCAAATAACAAAATACCCATGAAGCAATTGCTTTATGATTTACTATTATCATATAAATTGGGTCTAAAAACATTATATTATCAAAACGTTCGAGATGGCACTAAAGATGATCAAAACATTGTAGTTGATATAGCAGAAAATATTTGTGACAGTGGTTCATGTGTTATATAA
- the nrdB gene encoding class Ia ribonucleoside-diphosphate reductase subunit beta has product MSYTIFSKKKNNQLKEPMFFGQPVNIARYDQQKYNIFEKLIEKQLSFFWRPEEIDLSRDRIDYQNLPDNEKHIFISNLKYQTLLDSIQGRSPNVAFLPIISIPELETWIETWSFSETIHSRSYTHIIRNIVNSPSLIFDDIISNKHINDRAQNISIYYDELINYTSYWHLLGEGEHIINENKININLNTLKKKLYLCLISVNVLEAIRFYVSFACSFAFAERELMEGNAKIIRLIARDEALHLTGTQHILNLISNMNDTELMSKIVLECKEEAIKIFISAAEQEKKWAEYLFQNGSMLGLNKDIICQYIEYITNIRMYSIGLKMPFEKTSNPIPWINSWLTSDYVQTAPQETEISSYLVGQIDSEVSHDEFKKFKL; this is encoded by the coding sequence ATGTCTTATACAATTTTTTCAAAAAAAAAAAATAATCAACTAAAAGAACCAATGTTTTTTGGACAACCTGTAAATATTGCTAGATACGATCAACAAAAATACAATATATTTGAAAAGTTGATTGAAAAACAATTATCTTTTTTTTGGAGACCAGAAGAAATAGATCTTTCAAGAGATAGAATTGATTATCAAAATTTACCCGATAATGAAAAACATATTTTTATAAGCAATTTAAAATATCAAACATTGCTAGATTCTATTCAAGGTAGAAGTCCTAATGTAGCGTTTTTACCGATTATTTCTATTCCTGAATTAGAAACATGGATCGAAACTTGGTCTTTTTCAGAAACTATTCATTCACGTTCTTATACGCATATTATTAGAAATATTGTTAATTCACCATCATTAATATTTGATGATATCATTTCAAATAAACATATTAATGATAGAGCGCAAAATATTTCTATTTATTATGATGAATTAATAAATTATACTAGTTATTGGCACTTATTAGGAGAAGGGGAACATATCATTAATGAAAATAAAATTAATATTAATTTAAATACATTAAAAAAAAAATTATATTTATGTTTAATTAGCGTTAACGTGTTAGAAGCTATTAGATTTTATGTTAGTTTTGCTTGTTCCTTTGCTTTTGCAGAAAGAGAATTAATGGAAGGAAATGCAAAAATTATAAGATTAATTGCAAGAGATGAAGCATTACATTTAACTGGTACACAACATATTTTAAATCTTATAAGTAATATGAATGATACAGAATTAATGTCTAAAATTGTTTTAGAATGTAAAGAAGAGGCTATAAAAATATTCATTTCAGCGGCAGAACAAGAAAAAAAGTGGGCTGAATATTTATTTCAAAATGGATCTATGTTAGGATTAAATAAAGATATTATTTGTCAATATATAGAATATATTACAAACATTCGCATGTATTCTATAGGTTTAAAAATGCCTTTTGAAAAAACATCAAATCCTATTCCTTGGATTAATTCTTGGTTAACTTCAGATTATGTGCAAACAGCACCTCAAGAAACTGAAATCAGTTCTTATTTAGTAGGACAAATCGATTCAGAAGTCTCACATGATGAATTCAAAAAATTTAAATTATAA
- the pta gene encoding phosphate acetyltransferase has translation MSRVIMLIPLDNNVGISTISLSLIYFFKEKIFYSAPKKSILYFSCVNNTHDSMFIFLKKHCSKFVHFLKNIDFSQEILNSSEYFSLLNKTIENIYKNKALYELILIEGIQQCFHVDATEINHDISQNVSAEVIFLDNLKKYSFQNVQEKVKKIKCLTKRKKYKNVLGIIFNKINSPLIEKKYSFIKKLKIINNINKNIITLVDHEKIFRNVPFPIIASIPWNKNIQEIYSIDIYKYLNVELIHLEKKYKNIVKEIMIFDENDINLFNKNSSNIFVIVAFSRLKDFIKMLHIVNANKKKIIAIILTSTSLSKEKVIFLCKTLIEQNIEFSITKKNTIEILTQLQNFTFHEKLNNIEYVSALKEYICSFFDLFYITAKKKFTYGIKYSPKEFCYNLKLLSRKKNKRIILPESYEIRILQAVSICQENNIAQCVLLGDAKKIYSIANHHNIFLQDNIEIINPDSIREKYIKRFLELRKHKVIDQHFARKQLENNITLATLILESNAVDGLVSGSVNTTADTIRPALQLIKTDNHSSLVSSSLFMLLHDEVLIYSDCAININPNAEELAEIALQSSRLLEIFGIEPRIAMLSYSTGFSGSGSTVDKIRTATRIVKNKKPNVIIDGPIQYDAAVSKTVCKLKAPDSPILGSANIFIFPDLNAGNIAYKAVQRSANTFAIGPILQGLKKPVNDLSRGASVEDIIYTIALTSIQAI, from the coding sequence ATGTCGCGTGTAATAATGTTAATTCCTTTAGATAATAATGTAGGCATCAGCACTATTAGTTTAAGTTTGATTTATTTTTTTAAAGAAAAAATATTTTATAGTGCTCCGAAAAAATCCATATTATATTTTTCTTGTGTAAACAATACTCATGACAGTATGTTTATTTTTCTCAAGAAACATTGTTCAAAATTTGTACATTTTTTAAAAAACATAGATTTTTCTCAAGAAATTTTAAATTCTTCTGAATATTTTTCTTTACTAAATAAAACAATTGAAAACATTTATAAAAATAAAGCTTTATATGAATTGATTTTAATTGAAGGTATACAACAATGTTTTCATGTTGATGCTACAGAAATAAACCATGATATTTCACAAAATGTAAGCGCAGAAGTAATTTTTTTAGATAATCTAAAAAAATATTCTTTTCAAAATGTTCAAGAAAAAGTAAAAAAAATCAAATGCCTCACAAAAAGAAAAAAATATAAAAATGTTTTAGGTATTATTTTTAATAAAATAAATTCTCCTTTGATTGAAAAAAAATATAGTTTTATAAAAAAGTTAAAGATTATCAATAATATTAACAAAAACATAATAACGTTAGTTGATCATGAAAAAATATTCAGAAATGTACCATTTCCAATTATTGCCAGCATTCCTTGGAATAAAAATATCCAAGAAATATATTCAATAGATATTTACAAGTATTTAAATGTTGAACTAATTCATTTAGAAAAAAAATATAAAAACATTGTTAAAGAGATAATGATATTTGATGAAAATGATATCAATTTATTTAATAAAAACTCTTCTAATATTTTTGTGATTGTTGCTTTTAGTCGTTTGAAAGATTTTATAAAAATGCTTCATATTGTAAATGCCAACAAAAAAAAAATTATTGCCATTATATTAACGAGTACTTCTTTATCTAAAGAAAAAGTGATTTTTTTATGTAAAACATTAATAGAACAAAACATTGAGTTTTCTATTACAAAAAAAAATACCATTGAAATTTTAACTCAATTGCAGAATTTTACTTTTCATGAAAAATTAAACAACATAGAGTATGTTAGTGCTTTAAAAGAGTATATTTGTAGTTTTTTTGATTTGTTTTATATTACTGCAAAAAAAAAGTTTACTTATGGTATTAAATACTCTCCAAAAGAGTTTTGTTATAATTTAAAATTATTGTCAAGAAAAAAAAATAAGCGTATTATACTACCTGAATCATATGAAATTAGAATATTGCAAGCAGTTTCTATATGTCAGGAGAATAATATTGCACAATGTGTTCTATTAGGAGATGCAAAGAAGATTTATTCTATAGCGAATCATCATAATATTTTTTTACAAGATAATATTGAAATTATCAATCCTGATTCAATTAGAGAAAAATACATCAAACGTTTTTTAGAATTAAGAAAACATAAGGTTATAGATCAACATTTTGCAAGAAAACAACTAGAAAATAACATTACTTTAGCTACTTTAATACTTGAATCAAATGCAGTAGACGGATTAGTTTCTGGATCTGTTAATACGACTGCTGATACAATACGTCCCGCATTACAATTAATTAAAACTGATAATCATTCTTCATTAGTATCATCGAGCTTATTTATGTTATTGCATGATGAAGTTTTAATTTATTCTGACTGCGCTATTAACATTAATCCTAATGCAGAAGAATTAGCAGAAATAGCGCTTCAAAGCTCACGTTTATTAGAAATATTTGGAATAGAACCACGAATAGCGATGTTATCTTATTCTACTGGTTTTTCTGGATCTGGAAGTACAGTAGATAAAATAAGAACAGCAACTAGAATTGTTAAAAATAAAAAACCTAATGTAATAATAGATGGACCCATTCAGTATGATGCTGCTGTCTCCAAAACAGTATGTAAACTAAAAGCTCCTGATTCACCTATTTTGGGTAGTGCAAATATATTTATATTTCCAGATTTAAATGCTGGAAATATAGCATATAAAGCAGTGCAAAGATCTGCAAATACTTTTGCTATAGGTCCAATTTTACAAGGCTTAAAAAAGCCAGTTAACGATTTATCTCGAGGAGCTTCAGTAGAAGATATAATATATACTATTGCGCTGACATCAATTCAAGCTATATAA
- the prmC gene encoding peptide chain release factor N(5)-glutamine methyltransferase: MNIKNWLNNAIKILSNVDEPKYECELLLSYVLGCARSFICVSENIKISKHQYNYLNFLIHRRSLGEPIAYIFKEKEFWSLSLTVSYDTLIPRPDTEILVEQAISKINSTHSSILDLGTGCGAISLALASTCSTWMINGIDKSEKALKIARINASKLNVKNVSFFFSDWFSSVNKKFNIIVSNPPYVSKKEFFFLKKDIFFEPFTSIISKKNGISDIQNIIKTAQKYLFSKGWLLIEHGSKQKIQVQKLFKRYNYVSITSYKDYGGNDRVTIGQKHD; the protein is encoded by the coding sequence ATGAACATTAAAAATTGGTTAAACAATGCAATTAAAATCTTATCGAATGTAGATGAACCAAAGTATGAATGCGAACTTTTATTAAGTTATGTTCTAGGATGTGCTCGTAGTTTTATTTGTGTTTCTGAAAATATAAAAATTAGCAAACATCAATATAATTATTTAAATTTTTTAATACATCGTAGATCTTTAGGTGAACCAATAGCATATATTTTTAAAGAAAAAGAATTTTGGTCTTTATCTTTAACTGTATCATATGATACTCTTATTCCCAGACCTGACACAGAAATTTTGGTCGAGCAAGCTATTTCTAAAATCAATAGTACTCATAGTTCGATTCTTGATTTAGGAACTGGATGTGGAGCTATTTCTTTGGCTTTAGCAAGTACTTGTAGTACTTGGATGATAAATGGAATTGATAAGTCAGAAAAAGCTCTTAAAATAGCTCGTATTAATGCTTCAAAATTAAATGTTAAAAATGTTTCATTTTTTTTTAGTGATTGGTTTTCATCTGTAAATAAAAAATTTAATATTATTGTAAGTAATCCACCATATGTTAGCAAAAAAGAGTTTTTTTTTCTAAAAAAAGATATTTTTTTTGAACCGTTTACCTCTATTATATCTAAAAAAAATGGTATTTCAGATATTCAAAATATAATAAAAACAGCTCAAAAGTATTTATTCAGTAAGGGTTGGTTACTTATAGAACACGGATCAAAACAAAAAATACAAGTACAAAAATTATTTAAACGATACAACTATGTTAGTATTACATCTTATAAAGATTATGGAGGAAATGATCGTGTTACAATCGGACAAAAACATGATTGA
- a CDS encoding acetate kinase, which translates to MDNNLKNLILVFNCGSSSVKFKILNPDNEKTYLSGLIERLFSSDTHITWTYLERKYKTQIGSNIDYTFALNFIIEKILLKKKNILKNLVGIGHRVVHGGTKIKKSVLIDDKIIKYIKEANCFAPLHNPANLIGITSCIERYPILSKKNVAVFDTSFYQNMPEHAFLYAIPYIFYKQYGIRRYGAHGISHNYVAKKVCIFLKKSFDSLNVITCHLGNGASVSAICNGVCIDTSMGFTPLEGLVMGTRSGDIDPSIIFFMHKKLNIKIDDIENILARQSGLLGLSEVSSDFRYFERNYDIDESATRSVNVFCHRLAKYISSYTSVLKNRLDALVFTGGIGENVPLIRKLTLFKLSLLNFKVNVSLNDSLKLGKSGLITECDSRPAFVIPTNEELFIAQETMKIIKKT; encoded by the coding sequence ATGGATAACAATTTGAAAAATTTAATTCTAGTTTTCAACTGCGGCAGTTCTTCTGTAAAATTTAAAATATTAAATCCTGATAATGAAAAAACATATTTATCTGGATTAATTGAACGATTATTTTCGTCAGACACACATATTACATGGACATATTTAGAAAGAAAATATAAAACCCAAATAGGTTCTAACATTGATTATACATTCGCTTTAAATTTTATCATAGAAAAAATTTTATTAAAGAAAAAAAACATTTTGAAAAATTTAGTTGGAATAGGACATAGAGTAGTACATGGAGGAACTAAAATAAAAAAATCTGTTTTAATTGATGATAAAATAATAAAATATATTAAAGAAGCTAATTGCTTTGCACCACTACATAATCCAGCGAATTTAATTGGTATTACATCATGCATAGAAAGATATCCAATATTATCAAAAAAAAATGTAGCAGTATTTGATACTTCTTTTTATCAAAATATGCCGGAGCATGCATTTTTATATGCTATACCTTATATTTTTTATAAACAATATGGAATTCGACGTTATGGAGCTCACGGTATTAGTCATAATTATGTTGCAAAAAAAGTCTGCATTTTTTTAAAAAAAAGTTTTGACTCATTAAATGTTATAACGTGTCATTTAGGTAATGGTGCTTCGGTTTCTGCTATTTGCAATGGAGTCTGTATAGACACTTCTATGGGATTCACCCCATTAGAAGGTTTGGTTATGGGTACTAGAAGTGGAGATATCGATCCCTCTATTATCTTTTTTATGCATAAAAAACTCAATATAAAAATTGATGATATTGAAAATATCTTGGCTAGACAATCAGGGTTATTAGGTTTAAGTGAAGTGAGTAGTGATTTTCGTTATTTTGAAAGAAACTATGATATTGACGAAAGCGCTACAAGATCTGTAAATGTGTTTTGTCATAGATTAGCTAAATACATTTCTTCGTATACATCTGTGCTAAAAAATCGTTTGGATGCTTTAGTATTTACCGGTGGAATTGGAGAAAATGTGCCCTTGATTCGAAAATTAACTCTTTTCAAACTATCTTTATTAAATTTTAAAGTAAATGTATCATTAAACGATAGTTTGAAACTAGGAAAATCTGGATTGATTACTGAATGTGATTCGCGTCCGGCGTTTGTTATTCCAACAAATGAAGAATTATTTATAGCTCAGGAAACCATGAAGATCATTAAGAAAACATAG
- the prfA gene encoding peptide chain release factor 1, producing the protein MNNSILNKLKYLRSRYQEIEILLTQKNIISNQEYSKQLSQEYLKISEIVKTFIEWEQLENDIKNIHSLFDDLEIQDLAEEELLLFKKKKAIIENKINQLLIPKDPNDEHSCFIEIRAGTGGDESSIFASELFRMYLRYAESCSWRVEVMSMSESEKGGFKEIVAKITGKGACGRLKFESGGHRVQRVPQTESQGRIHTSTCTVAIMPVIEKTKMEEINSSDLKIDTFRSSGAGGQHVNTTDSAIRITHIPTGHVVECQDERSQHKNKAKALSILSARIHAEKVKRAHQKNSAIRRVLLGSGERSDRNRTYNFPKNRITDHRINLTIYKLNEVLQGKLELLIEPMIKEYQADLLSSLCKSPS; encoded by the coding sequence ATGAATAATTCTATTTTAAATAAATTGAAATATTTACGAAGTCGTTATCAAGAAATTGAAATTTTGCTTACCCAAAAAAACATTATATCAAATCAAGAATATTCAAAACAATTGTCTCAAGAATACTTAAAAATTTCTGAAATTGTTAAAACTTTTATAGAATGGGAGCAATTAGAAAATGATATTAAAAATATTCATTCCTTATTTGATGATTTAGAAATACAAGACTTAGCAGAAGAAGAGTTATTGTTATTTAAGAAAAAAAAAGCAATAATAGAAAATAAAATAAACCAATTACTCATACCGAAAGACCCTAATGATGAACATAGTTGTTTTATTGAAATTAGAGCGGGAACTGGAGGAGATGAATCTTCAATTTTTGCAAGTGAATTATTTAGAATGTATCTTCGTTATGCTGAATCTTGTAGTTGGCGGGTAGAAGTAATGAGTATGAGTGAAAGTGAAAAAGGAGGATTTAAAGAGATTGTTGCTAAAATTACAGGTAAGGGTGCTTGTGGTCGTTTAAAATTTGAATCCGGCGGTCATCGAGTTCAAAGAGTGCCACAAACAGAATCACAAGGAAGAATCCATACATCTACTTGTACTGTAGCTATTATGCCAGTGATAGAAAAAACTAAAATGGAAGAAATTAATTCTTCTGATTTAAAAATTGATACGTTTCGTTCTTCTGGAGCTGGAGGACAGCATGTTAATACAACTGATTCAGCTATTCGTATTACTCATATTCCTACTGGACATGTCGTAGAATGTCAAGATGAACGATCACAACATAAAAATAAAGCAAAAGCATTATCTATTTTATCAGCGCGTATTCATGCAGAAAAAGTGAAACGAGCACATCAAAAAAATTCTGCTATAAGACGTGTTTTATTAGGGAGTGGTGAACGATCAGATCGCAATAGAACATATAATTTTCCAAAAAATAGAATTACAGATCATAGAATTAATTTAACCATATACAAATTAAACGAAGTTTTGCAAGGAAAGTTAGAATTACTTATTGAACCTATGATTAAAGAATATCAGGCTGACTTGCTTTCTTCACTATGCAAATCGCCATCATGA
- the sirB1 gene encoding invasion regulator SirB1 — protein sequence MTSLSNIDFSKLSLFESVIAVSQIIREDFPINFVQSELKKRIIEAESYIASTYEPNQKLKKLLELFYHYWNFRGASGIYKLSDTIWLDNVLKTREGTAVSLGILFLHIAQVLKLPLYPVMFPTQLILKSDWINQKKYLINPFNGEILDKHILEVWLKGNISPTAELYENDLYKAESITVIRKMLDILKSALMEEKKMELALNVTNALLKIDPNDPYEIRDRGLIYIQLECNHIALTDLIHFVEHCPEDPISEIIKLQIHAIEQKKVVLH from the coding sequence ATGACATCTCTTTCTAATATAGATTTTTCTAAATTATCACTTTTTGAATCTGTTATTGCTGTTTCTCAAATCATTCGAGAAGATTTTCCTATAAACTTCGTTCAATCTGAATTAAAAAAAAGAATCATTGAAGCAGAATCTTATATTGCATCTACATATGAACCAAATCAAAAATTAAAAAAATTATTAGAACTTTTTTATCACTATTGGAATTTCAGAGGAGCTAGCGGAATATATAAACTTTCTGATACAATCTGGCTAGATAATGTTCTAAAAACACGTGAAGGTACAGCTGTTTCTTTAGGAATTTTATTTTTGCATATAGCACAAGTATTAAAGTTACCCTTATATCCTGTTATGTTTCCTACACAACTTATTTTGAAATCAGACTGGATTAATCAAAAAAAATATTTAATTAATCCATTTAACGGAGAAATATTAGATAAACACATATTAGAAGTGTGGTTAAAGGGTAATATTAGTCCTACAGCAGAATTATATGAAAATGATTTATATAAAGCTGAGTCTATTACAGTTATTCGCAAGATGTTAGATATATTAAAATCTGCATTAATGGAAGAAAAAAAAATGGAATTAGCTCTAAATGTTACTAATGCATTGTTAAAGATAGATCCAAATGATCCATATGAAATTCGCGATAGAGGTTTAATATATATTCAGTTGGAATGTAATCATATTGCCTTAACTGATTTAATTCATTTTGTAGAACATTGTCCTGAAGACCCTATTAGTGAAATTATTAAATTACAAATTCATGCTATTGAACAAAAAAAAGTTGTGCTGCATTAA
- the yfaE gene encoding class I ribonucleotide reductase maintenance protein YfaE has product MNSKNLNYKIIHPIVFIINLKKKIIYRKKQNSLLFFLEWNNIPIEYQCRSGYCGMCRVKLIKGKILYSIKQPMAALLRNQEILSCCCIPDGNISIKI; this is encoded by the coding sequence ATGAATTCAAAAAATTTAAATTATAAAATTATTCATCCTATAGTTTTTATAATCAATTTAAAAAAAAAAATTATATATAGAAAGAAACAAAACTCATTGTTATTTTTTTTAGAATGGAATAACATTCCAATAGAATACCAATGTAGATCTGGTTATTGCGGCATGTGTCGAGTGAAACTTATTAAAGGAAAAATACTGTATTCAATAAAACAGCCTATGGCTGCTTTATTGAGAAATCAAGAAATTCTGTCATGTTGCTGCATACCTGATGGCAACATTTCAATAAAAATATAA